In the Limanda limanda chromosome 1, fLimLim1.1, whole genome shotgun sequence genome, one interval contains:
- the LOC133028673 gene encoding histone H2B 1/2-like: MPESVKALAPKKGSKKTKGPGKTGKKRKSSKEVYSNYVHKVLKQVHPNTSISTKAMGIMNSFVSDIFERIAGEASHLAQYNKRSTITSREIQTAVRLLLPGELAKHAVSEGTKAVTKYTSSK, translated from the coding sequence ATGCCGGAATCAGTGAAGGCTCTAGCGCCCAAGAAGGGCTCCAAGAAGACCAAGGGCCCCGGTAAGACCggcaagaagaggaagagcagcaagGAGGTCTACTCTAACTACGTGCACAAGGTGCTGAAGCAGGTGCACCCCAACACCAgcatctccaccaaggccatgGGCATCATGAACTCCTTCGTGAGCGACATCTTCGAGCGCATCGCCGGGGAGGCCTCCCACTTGGCTCAGTACAACAAGCGCTCCACCATCACCTCCAGGGAGATCCAGACCGCTGTCCGCCTGCTGCTGCCCGGGGAGCTGGCCAAGCACGCCGTGTCCGAGGGCACCAAGGCCGTGACCAAGTACACCAGCTCCAAGTGA
- the LOC133028743 gene encoding histone H2B 1.2, protein MPEPAKAPAPKKGSKKAVTKVPGKTGKKRRKSRKESYAIYVYKVLKQVHPDTGISSKAMGIMNSFVSDIFERIAGEASRLAHYNKRSTITSREIQTAVRLLLPGELAKHAVSEGTKAVTKYTSSK, encoded by the coding sequence ATGCCGGAACCAGCGAAGGCTCCAGCGCCCAAGAAGGGCTCCAAGAAGGCGGTGACCAAGGTCCCCGGCAAGACCggcaagaagaggaggaagagccgcAAGGAGAGCTACGCCATCTACGTGTACAAGGTGCTGAAGCAGGTGCACCCCGACACCGGCATCTCCTCCAAGGCCATGGGCATCATGAACTCCTTCGTGAGCGACATCTTCGAGCGCATCGCCGGGGAGGCCTCCCGCCTGGCTCACTACAACAAGCGCTCCACCATCACCTCCAGGGAGATCCAGACCGCCGTCCGCCTGCTGCTACCCGGGGAGCTGGCCAAGCACGCCGTGTCCGAGGGCACCAAGGCCGTGACCAAGTACACCAGCTCCAAGTGA
- the LOC133028380 gene encoding histone H1-like yields MVEEVPTPAPAKGPKKAAAKPATKAATGPKRTGPSVRDLIVKAVTTSTERNGMSLAALKKALLAGGYDVLKNNSRVKVAVKALVDNEVLLQTRGTGASGSFKLNKTASKKAKKPAAKPKKSPVKKAPAAKKPVAAKKTAAAKKSPKKAKKPVAAPKKAPKSPKKAAKSPRKPVKRTPVKKAPAAKKAPAAKKAPAKKPVAAARKAPSRRK; encoded by the coding sequence ATGGTAGAAGAAGTTCCGACTCCAGCGCCGGCCAAGGGCCCGAAGAAGGCAGCAGCCAAGCCGGCAACCAAGGCGGCGACAGGGCCGAAGAGGACCGGACCCAGCGTCCGCGATCTCATCGTCAAGGCTGTCACCACCTCCACCGAGCGGAACGGCATGTCGCTGGCCGCCCTGAAGAAGGCTCTGCTGGCCGGCGGCTACGACGTACTGAAGAACAACTCCCGCGTCAAGGTCGCCGTCAAAGCGCTGGTGGACAACGAGGTGCTGCTCCAAACCAGAGGGACTGGCGCCTCCGGCTCCTTCAAGCTCAACAAGACCGCCTCCAAAAAAGCGAAGAAGCCCGCCGCCAAGCCCAAGAAGAGCCCGGTGAAGAAAGCTCCCGCGGCCAAGAAGCCCGTCGCAGCCAAGAAGACCGCGGCCGCCAAGAAGTCCCCGAAGAAGGCGAAGAAACCGGTGGCGGCGCCCAAGAAGGCGCCCAAGAGCCCGAAGAAGGCCGCCAAGAGCCCAAGGAAGCCGGTGAAGAGAACCCCGGTGAAGAAGGCTCCGGCGGCCAAGAAGGCTCCCGCAGCGAAGAAGGCTCCGGCCAAGAAGCCGGTGGCGGCGGCGAGGAAGGCTCCGTCCCGGAGAAAGTGA